The following is a genomic window from Leptolyngbya sp. 'hensonii'.
CGCGATCGGGTAAAGGTTGCCTGCTCCAGAGTGCAGTCTCGAGCTAGCTTGATGACACAAATGACATTGAAGTCCAATTCAAAATCAAAAATCAGGGTATGGGCCAGGTTGTTATCAATGGCACGACCCAAATCATAGGTATGAATCCGGGAGTTATCCAGGTTGATCGTAAAGACAAGGGCAAAGTAAAAAGCTCGAATGGCAGCAGGCTTATAGGACACTTCCGGAGAACGACGCTTGTAGTCATCCATTGGATAAAGGATATCAATTTTGTCGCAAATGTGACGAGATTCGTGATTAACCCAAGTCAAAAAGTTCTGTAGGTGTTCATCCTTTGCCAATACTTGGTCAATCTGGTGTTTCATCAAGGTCAAAAGTTGACCTGCGTTCGATAGCATTTCGATCGTCAACAAAAAGATTTCTCGCCAGCGCTGATTTGTTACATGAGGGACTAAAGCATTGGATAGGGTATCAATTGTTGAGTTGGAAACAATTCTCTTAGCTGTCAAATATTCCTGAAATGTTTGATGGGAGAAGGAGTAAATACCTTGCGCCCGCGTCACTAATAAGCCATGCTGGGCTTCAATCGACTGCAAAATTGCTTCACTATCATGTTTTAATCTTTCCGGATCATTATTAATATTAGAAAGATTGCAGATATAGTCTCTTATATGTTTTTCAAGGACTTTCTGTGGGAAGAAGTATTCATTCCGTTCGAACGTTACTAAAGCAATATGACTGAGCAGATCTTCCTTGCGATGAAGGGAGAGTTTTTTGTATGTTTGGTAGCGTTCAATATTACGGGCGGCATCCCATTGCTTGAGCAAGACATCCAACCCCTGTTGATAAAGTTCCGACCGGTTAACAGGAAAATCTCCTGCATCTTGAAATACCAGACAGAGCAAAGTCAGTAGCAGAGGACAGGTTGCCAGCTCTTTGATCGGCTTATTCTTTCTCAGCTTTTGCATGAAAAGTTTCATTTTGGCTGGGTCTTTAACCTGAAACCACTTTTCAGAAAAGTTTTTGATTTGCAGTTCATCAAAATCAGCCACTTCAACTTCAGTAAACTGCTGGAAGTTATAGTCTGATGCGGCGATCCGGCAGGTCATAACAAAGGTACTTCTGTGAAATCGAGCCGCAAATCTGCGAATCTCCTCCAGCACCCAGTCCTGGGATGCTTCACTGACTTCGTCTAGCCCATCTAACAGAACTAGAGCCCGTCCTGCGCTTAAGATCTGTTCTGCGACTAACAGATCTTGAATCCCACAGTCCAGAAAATATTCTGTGATGTAAGTCAGGAGCGATCGTCGCCCTTCAAATGCGGCAAAATATCGGAGGGTAAGCAGGATTGGAACTTGATGTTCTTGCAACTGACCCAGGTTGCATTTCGTCGCGATCCAGTGCAGAAAAGTTGTCTTCCCGGCTCCTGGCTTGCCCCAAATCATCAGCTTGTCATAGCGCTCTAATACGGCTTCTCCCGACACCTGTTTTTCCTGAATACTGGCCAGCCCAATGCGATCGAAGTTCTCCAGATTCTGCAGCTCAGAAATCGATGCATACTTGCTTCGGGTCACTTTTTCCAGAATATTAACATTGATGTAAATGCTCTCCAGGTTGATCGGCGTATTCATGCCCAGGACCTTGATACTGCCGCATTCCTTGTGAATACTCCCTCGTAGCCGTTCCCGCACCATCTGCACCAGACTGTCCAGATCAAAATTCTTGACTAATACAGCCGTTCCTGATTCCAGTTCGGCAACCTCTTCCCATTTGATACTGAGTTCACTGCAGATTGTCTTGAAGGTCTGCTTATCAACGGGCCGTCCTGCCAAAAAGTTGTGCAGTGTCTGACGGCTACATCCAACTCTTACTATCAGATCTTTTTGGGTTAATCCCTGGTTTTCAAAGGCTGCTCTAACCTGCTGAAGTCCTGTTACCGATGCTCTGAATGACCTTGCCATGCACCCACCGAAACTTTTATACAAGTCCTACTTAAGTTTTACATAAGCCCGATCGTTGTCAGACCACAGTTTAGAATTTTTCATGGATAGTAGAAAAGTAAAGTTCAGCACATTTAGAACAAGCAAAGTTCAACAAGAGTAACCGCTGCCATTGAAAAGTCTTCAACCCAAACTTTAATCAGGAGCTGACTTTGTCCGATTACGACTCCTAACCCACATCTCACTCTGGGCCTATCCCAGACAAAATGAATGGGCGATCGTGCCATCCAGTCACAAGCAATGCAACGTAATTATTGGACTGAAATCCTGAGTTATTGATAGATAACTCAACCTCCAAGTAGCTCAGTGTAATTAAGTAGAAGACAGCTTCGGGGTGGAGGGGGCGATCTCCTTCTCCCTGCAGAGCTCCCCATCCCCTCCCTGTTTGGATATAGCGTTGCTATGCCCCAATCCAGATAACTCAGTCTCAATCCATTTCGTAATCCCCATCCGTGATTTCCTGAAGCATGAATCGGCATGGAAGCGCAGTGGGGCCATCGCTTCTTTTCTACTGCAGTGACCAATTAGCCTCAACGGAGCAACTAATCATGATACGTCTTGTCCTCTGGGTAGGTCTCCTATCCAGAACCCTGGTGCCTGCCAGCTTTGATTTGACAAATTTTGACTCCAATTATGCCCTTCAGACTTACAGGTTGCAGATCGATCGAATACTGGTAAGCAGGCAGCAGTATAGCTGGATGCAAGCAGGTCCGATCGTTCCCCCTGCCGGAAAAAGTTTAAAGAAAGCGGGTCCGATCGTTCCTCCCGCTTAAATTGGGTACAGGGGTCTTCCATGCTGCTGAGCAGTATGGCAAGGCAGCCTCCTCCCTATGGATCAGAAGCACAATCCTCCTATGGGGAAGACTTCAGGTGGGCATGGGCTTCCGATTGCCACAGATCCAACTCGGGAAAGCGATAGGCCATGGAAAGATTGTCTCCAAGCTCACGACAATTTTTCCATGATGCGATCGCGGCCTGATAATTGCCTTGAGCAGTATGAACTTTTGCCAGTAAGCAATGGGCGTCGGGCCGGTTACCGTCTAACTCAATCGCCTTGAGCAGATATTTTCCTGCTTCCAGGTAATTCCCTTTGTATAGATATGCCCAACCAAGATTCTTGTGCAGCGCTGATCTCACAGCACGGTCTCCCAGGTGCGCTAAGCGAGGCAAAATTTGTTCTAAGCGAGGCAGAATCAGGTCAATAGCTTGATCTTCCTCACCCTGAAGAATGTGTAACCGGGCCAGATTGTTGATCGCTGCATATACGGCATGTTCTTCATCCTCCGGGACATTGGTCTGGCTGGCCACAATTGTGTAATGCTGGCGGGCCTCTTCTTTATGACCCAGCTTTTCGTAGGCTGACCCTAAGTTGAAATGGGCACTGGGCAGTTCCGGATTAAACTGAACCGCAAACTCCAAATAGAATGTTGCACTGCGAATGTCTCCATTCATATAGATCTGATGTCCCAGTTCATTCAGGACGTTCGCAAATTCTTTTTTCTGTTTTTGCGGAGAAGAATTTGCCAGCAATTGCTGTAACACAGTAGCAAGATCCTCCTTAGGTTGCTTCAGCACAAGCTGAATGAAACTGGCTTCGAAGAGACCTTTATTTTCTGAATTGACTGATCTTGGCAGCAAATCAGGCTGAGATTGACTTTCATTTAAGAGTTCTGGTTTATGCTGGGCCACCAGGGTCACGATCTCAGTTCGTCTCGATCGTCGTTCTCCCGTACCGTCACCCCCCAGTTCAAAATCCTGGCCAATTCGTTCGATGTACTTCCTGACCGTAGACTCTCCTATCCCTAAAGCCTGAGCAATTTCTGCATCAGTTTCTCCTTTAAGCATCCGGAGCAACACATCCCTGCGCCGGGGGGGCAGATTCTTAAAAGCTTGCTCAAATTCTGGGCATTTCATGTTCAGTCCTGAGGTTGACTTTCGATGGCTGATAATGTGCTATAGGTGTCTCTGACCTGATTGAGGGGTCCACAGGCCATGCTCCTACAGGCCCAAGCAACTGTTGAGGAAAATTACCTCTATGATTTTGGCTGATGTTTTCTGATTTTTACACAGATGTGACTTTCCTGATTGTTCTTTACTGGATTAAGTAGGACTGTCAGGGATATACTTTTCACCATGCATCCACACTCATCCGCTCTGACCCTCAGAATTCCAAGCTCCAAGATCAAAACCCGAACGATCGTCCTTTGAAAAATCCCCTCCTGGAAGAAATGGCCCGCAGGGTCAGGACTGGATTACCAGCATTTCATTTCCGCCTTTCTGGAGTTCATAAGCCACCTTGACCGTGGTGACGCTGTAACCCCTCTCCTCCAAAGCCCGCAGCACAAATTCCAAATGGGGCGATCGTTGCATCATCAGCGTCACCAGTGGGAAGATGCGAACTTCTCGACTCACCCGCAACATTGCCTGCACGGAATCGAGGTGAAATGCTGCGTCATAGTGATCTGAATACAAGAACAGAAAATGGGAGCATAGGGCCAGGTCAAAGCTCTGGTCAGGGAAGGGGAGTTCTGGTAAGGCAGCAACCTGATACCGACCAGCCTGTTGGCCCCGATCGTAGTCTGCGATAAAGGTCTGGATAGTTTGTATCCGGCTCTGGCGCAATGCCTCTGGGGAAGCATGATAACTCCAGACCCAATCCTCTGGGCTGGCTTTCACCTGGGCGATGATGTCATCGACAACTGCATGGAATTGCTGCAGGATTTCTGGCCCCTGAAATTGATAGATGGGGTCGATCGACGTGACATGGCCCCCCATAGTTGTGACTTCGGCATTAAAACTGGCAGGACCATCCCCAACTCCCAGAATGCGTTGCGTCAAATCGGTAGCCGAGAGATTGAACATTTTCTTGTATTCATCCAGCGATCGACCAAAAGGGACCACTTGCTCCAACTTCATCGCCATAAGCACTTCAGAGAAACTTAGATTCTATCTAAGGAATGAGAATTAAATAAAGTGTCAAACTCCTGATTGCCCTCACCCCCTTGCCCCCTCTCCCGGCGGGAGAGGGGGAGGGGTTGGGGGTTGGGGGTGAGGGCTGAAGAAATCCAGGTTATTTAATTCTCATTCCTAAGCAGACCTCCAACCTGTTGAAAAAGTCGGAGGTCTGGGCAATCAGAGGTCCGACTTCTTCAACCCTCGACATTTTTTCGGGGAACAGGGAACATTGACCAGAATAACTCGTCATCATCTTCGTGACTCAACTCTAGCCGAGTCATCAACAGGGAACACACGACTGGCCGACAGCAACCTTTTGGGAACTGTCGGTTTTTTCTGATCCGTTGTCAAAACTATCTAAGCAGGAAACATCAATCAGGATTAATCCCCATCTATATTTTCAGTTTGAGTTAACTAAATTCCGTGATAATCACGACAAATAAGACTATCGCTGAACAATTTGCAGCAATCTTACGGTAGGTTTTTGGGGGGTTCTTAACCTAACCTAGAAGTGCCGAAATTGTGGTGATTTGTAGCAATTAAGCTCGTTATAGACCTTTTTCCTGCCACATCGAACCGGATTGCCTTGTCGTAGCTTGCCTTTCGCATGTATAGTTCTACTTCAGTCAGGAACACCTATCGCACCGTAAACTCTACACTTGAGAGGTAGTTTACTGTTCCTGAACGATTAACCCGCCATCAGGTCTTTGCAGCCTAACCTGGTTTTCCACGCTTTCAGAGTAGATTCATCCTGTTCTCACGTAGAGAATTGCCATGCCTGCCTACGACGATTCTCCCCTGACCACTTCCACCATCCAAGACCCATTTTCGCTCTACTCTCAGCATATTGCGGGAGCAGCCATCTTTGATTTGAATGGCTTGCCCAAAGAATATTTTACAACCCTTGAAAATGGCAATATGGGTTGGGTCCAAACTATTTTTCAGGCTCTGGGCTTAAGACTGCTCCTGACCTCATCCTTGCAATTGGAGGGGTTCCACCATGCAGTAATTCATGGTGAGGGATACAATGCTTTGGTGGTGAAGCAGAATAGCTTTTACTTGGCTTTACTGGTCCAGCAAACCTACCCTTCAATCATCACCGACTCTTTCATTGAGTGGCTACAGGGGTTTGAGCCTGATCTCCTGAAAAGTCATCCCCGCTTCCGGAGTATTTAGGCTGGAATTACACTTCATCCCTGGGTTCACCGGTCAAACCGGGTGAGGATTCGTACAGGGCATCCAGTTGTTCACGGGCGTCTTCAACGGTCATCGATCGCATCACCAACAGCGGCTCGTTGATCACGTT
Proteins encoded in this region:
- a CDS encoding class I SAM-dependent methyltransferase, whose amino-acid sequence is MAMKLEQVVPFGRSLDEYKKMFNLSATDLTQRILGVGDGPASFNAEVTTMGGHVTSIDPIYQFQGPEILQQFHAVVDDIIAQVKASPEDWVWSYHASPEALRQSRIQTIQTFIADYDRGQQAGRYQVAALPELPFPDQSFDLALCSHFLFLYSDHYDAAFHLDSVQAMLRVSREVRIFPLVTLMMQRSPHLEFVLRALEERGYSVTTVKVAYELQKGGNEMLVIQS
- a CDS encoding NACHT domain-containing NTPase; the encoded protein is MAGRPVDKQTFKTICSELSIKWEEVAELESGTAVLVKNFDLDSLVQMVRERLRGSIHKECGSIKVLGMNTPINLESIYINVNILEKVTRSKYASISELQNLENFDRIGLASIQEKQVSGEAVLERYDKLMIWGKPGAGKTTFLHWIATKCNLGQLQEHQVPILLTLRYFAAFEGRRSLLTYITEYFLDCGIQDLLVAEQILSAGRALVLLDGLDEVSEASQDWVLEEIRRFAARFHRSTFVMTCRIAASDYNFQQFTEVEVADFDELQIKNFSEKWFQVKDPAKMKLFMQKLRKNKPIKELATCPLLLTLLCLVFQDAGDFPVNRSELYQQGLDVLLKQWDAARNIERYQTYKKLSLHRKEDLLSHIALVTFERNEYFFPQKVLEKHIRDYICNLSNINNDPERLKHDSEAILQSIEAQHGLLVTRAQGIYSFSHQTFQEYLTAKRIVSNSTIDTLSNALVPHVTNQRWREIFLLTIEMLSNAGQLLTLMKHQIDQVLAKDEHLQNFLTWVNHESRHICDKIDILYPMDDYKRRSPEVSYKPAAIRAFYFALVFTINLDNSRIHTYDLGRAIDNNLAHTLIFDFELDFNVICVIKLARDCTLEQATFTRSRALTRALENILKLVNRRLVNLDGNLTPSLYDYPRALTSHEKRERALDRERIWKEEYKILSEFQQSLQELSAQLPESDREQGKLKRWWQNNGQLWLEQFRHLVIKQRNYVGRDWQFSDTQQAQLQQYYEANKLLVECLRSHCYVEMGVRQELEDTLLLPRAEIEKRVT
- a CDS encoding tetratricopeptide repeat protein, which encodes MKCPEFEQAFKNLPPRRRDVLLRMLKGETDAEIAQALGIGESTVRKYIERIGQDFELGGDGTGERRSRRTEIVTLVAQHKPELLNESQSQPDLLPRSVNSENKGLFEASFIQLVLKQPKEDLATVLQQLLANSSPQKQKKEFANVLNELGHQIYMNGDIRSATFYLEFAVQFNPELPSAHFNLGSAYEKLGHKEEARQHYTIVASQTNVPEDEEHAVYAAINNLARLHILQGEEDQAIDLILPRLEQILPRLAHLGDRAVRSALHKNLGWAYLYKGNYLEAGKYLLKAIELDGNRPDAHCLLAKVHTAQGNYQAAIASWKNCRELGDNLSMAYRFPELDLWQSEAHAHLKSSP